From Thermodesulforhabdaceae bacterium:
CAAAGCCTTAATAAGATCCTCACGGTTTGGCATGTAGAAGGGCACATAACTATGAATACTTTTGCTCGGGAGCCGTCCATGTTCTACAAGTCTGTTCTGCCTTAGCACCTCCCCCAAAATACCGCTTTGCTCAACTGGAATTATTATATCTCGGCGAAAACAATCACCAAGAGAATGACAAGCGATACAGGATAAAACCCCATTCTTTTTATCATGATCTACATAAGCAACCGTATGGGCTTCTAATGCGTTGGCAAGAAAACACACGGTTTTCTGAAGAATGCCATGATCTTCTACCATGTCTTCTGCCCCTTTCTCGAGCTTTTAACCCTTTAAAGCCACCCCCAAAAACTCTTTCTTCTCCCTAATCCCCATCCACGGAACTTTAGCTTGAAACAGGATATAATGGGAATATTATGGAGATGCAACAAATTTTATTATAAAATGTTCAAAAAAATGACACTCTGATGAGTCAAGGGAAAAACCTATGGGAAAAATTCGTATTTTACCAGATGCTCTCTGTCACCATATAGCCGCTGGAGAAGTTGTGGAAAGACCCGCTGCGGTCGTTAAGGAGCTTATGGAAAACAGCCTCGATGCGGGAAGTTCTCACATCATTGTCAGCTATGAGCGAGGAGGTATTAAATTCATCTCCGTAGTGGACAACGGAGAAGGCATGGATAGAGAAGACGCTTTGCTCGCTCTGGAACGCCACGCAACAAGTAAAATCAAAACAGTGGATGATCTTCATAGAATCAGTTCCTACGGCTTTCGCGGTGAAGCTCTTGCAAGCATTGCCGCTGTAAGCCGCTTTGAACTAATCACAAAAACATCTGAAGAAGACGTGGGAACTCGAGTTTACGCCGAAGGAGGAACCCTAAAATCAGTTGAACCTGTGGGCTGCCCTGTGGGATGTTCCGTTACCGTTAGTGATCTTTTCTTCAACGTCCCGGCGAGAAGAAAATTCCTTAAATCCGAAAACACCGAACGTCAGCATATTCTGGATCAATTTCGCCGACTGGCTATTTCTAATCCCCTTGTCCACTTTGAACTCTACGAAGGTAAAAAACCGCTTTTCAACTATCCCGCCACATCAGACCTCAGGGAGCGTATTTCGCAGGTCTTTGGTCTTAAAGCTTCCCAAAGCTTGATTTCCTTCCAGCTCGCTAGAGATGGAACAGCCGTTCGAGGTTATCTCGGGGATCCATCTCTAGGACGTCCCACACCTATTTCAATTTTTCTCTTCATAAACGGCAGACCCTTTAGAGACGCTCTCATACAGAAGGTCATTCGAGATTCCTGCAGATCTTTTGTCCCCGAAGGAATCTTTCCGTTTGTGGTGCTATTTATCGAAATGAATCCACAGGACGTGGATGTAAACGTGCATCCCACAAAACAGGAAGTAAGGTTCAAAAACACCGGGGCTATAATCGCTCTCATTAAAGACGCCATTATGGAAGGACGAACCGGGCATGAAAAAAAATCTCCCTTTCTGCTTGCACCATTACTGGATGCTTCAATTTCAACTACATCCGCTTCCCACTCTGGTATTTGCCTCAACGAAGAACCAAAAGCCCAAATCCTTATTTCAACATCTTTCAGAGAAAGCAAAGAAGATCTCCCCCTACCAACGGAAAAATTCGACTTCAGCCCTTTTACAACCAATCTTCACAGTTCCGAAGAAAAAGATATTCCTTTGCTCGATCCCGAAATTACCGAACGGAAAAATACCTTACCCCCTCCTGTAACTTCCTCTCAACCTGCCAAAAATAAGCTCGAACTTCCTTCCCTTACCGTCCTGGGAGTTATAAACAACACTTACATTGTTTGTTCGTCGCCGTCGGGTCTTGTGCTTATTGATTTTCACGCAGCCCATGAACGCATCATTTACAACAGACTTATCTCCCAGAGCCTGCCTCTTCCATCTCAACAGCTTGCTATCCCGTTCCTGCTTTCTCTGCTTCCCGAAGAG
This genomic window contains:
- the mutL gene encoding DNA mismatch repair endonuclease MutL is translated as MGKIRILPDALCHHIAAGEVVERPAAVVKELMENSLDAGSSHIIVSYERGGIKFISVVDNGEGMDREDALLALERHATSKIKTVDDLHRISSYGFRGEALASIAAVSRFELITKTSEEDVGTRVYAEGGTLKSVEPVGCPVGCSVTVSDLFFNVPARRKFLKSENTERQHILDQFRRLAISNPLVHFELYEGKKPLFNYPATSDLRERISQVFGLKASQSLISFQLARDGTAVRGYLGDPSLGRPTPISIFLFINGRPFRDALIQKVIRDSCRSFVPEGIFPFVVLFIEMNPQDVDVNVHPTKQEVRFKNTGAIIALIKDAIMEGRTGHEKKSPFLLAPLLDASISTTSASHSGICLNEEPKAQILISTSFRESKEDLPLPTEKFDFSPFTTNLHSSEEKDIPLLDPEITERKNTLPPPVTSSQPAKNKLELPSLTVLGVINNTYIVCSSPSGLVLIDFHAAHERIIYNRLISQSLPLPSQQLAIPFLLSLLPEEVEMIESRRSDLRLLGYEVEPFGTDSVAVRAVPAVDTGIRHEDILGEIIRTGLDETQSQEARLLERFASTVACHRALRAGTPINRETISWLMDELHRNPQVLTCPHGRPAWIIITEQEIARRFGRSL